In a genomic window of Gemmatimonadaceae bacterium:
- a CDS encoding GNAT family N-acetyltransferase, translating to MTTRTSLTELTVTWQCCPFNELTAGELYAVMEVRQRVFIVEQKCQYLDADGADHFAHHLLGWRNTPDGLLLAAYARLFPPGVKYPEASIGRVLTHPAARGTGLGKALMVEALQRITDAGWGQPIRLAAQLYLEGFYEDFDFRRVADPYLEDGIWHLDMRRH from the coding sequence ATGACGACCAGAACGAGTCTCACCGAACTGACGGTAACGTGGCAGTGCTGCCCGTTCAACGAGCTCACGGCGGGGGAGCTGTACGCGGTGATGGAGGTGCGCCAGCGCGTCTTCATCGTCGAGCAGAAGTGTCAATACCTCGACGCAGACGGCGCCGACCATTTTGCCCATCATCTCCTGGGTTGGCGCAACACACCCGATGGGTTATTGCTGGCCGCCTACGCTCGGCTGTTCCCTCCAGGCGTGAAATACCCCGAGGCTTCGATTGGCCGCGTACTGACGCACCCTGCTGCGCGAGGTACTGGACTGGGCAAAGCGCTGATGGTGGAAGCACTCCAGCGAATCACCGACGCCGGCTGGGGGCAGCCAATCCGCCTGGCTGCGCAATTGTACCTCGAAGGCTTCTACGAGGATTTCGATTTTCGCCGAGTTGCCGACCCGTACCTCGAAGATGGCATCTGGCATCTGGATATGCGTCGTCACTGA
- a CDS encoding threonine synthase, which translates to MTNVTHIECSACAASYAAGQLHNLCTACGKPLLVRYDLARASRSLTRDSLKSRRADMWRYREVMPVENDADIISLGEGWTPLLRASRLGAAIGMKQLMIKDESLNPTQSFKARGMSTAVSMALELGVRKLAAPSAGNAGGALAAYAAAAGLEAHIFMPRDTPRANVVECEQTGAHVTLIDGLITDCGHEIARRKDAEGWFDVSTLKEPYRVEGKKTLGYELAEQLGWRLPDVIVYPTGGGTGLVGMWKAFAEIESMGWIGSERPRMISVQASGCAPIVRAFESGSSHADEFPNPATIASGLRVPKAIGDFLILDALRTSGGTAVAVSDEELLAAVGEIGRHEGLFVAPEGAACLPAIRKLLERGEIERDEQVVLFNTGAGIKYIEAMR; encoded by the coding sequence ATGACCAACGTCACCCATATCGAATGCTCGGCCTGCGCCGCGAGCTACGCCGCGGGCCAGCTTCACAATCTTTGTACTGCGTGCGGCAAGCCGCTTCTCGTCCGCTACGATCTTGCCAGGGCGTCGAGATCGCTCACCCGCGATTCTCTCAAATCGCGCCGCGCCGATATGTGGCGGTACCGCGAGGTGATGCCTGTCGAGAACGACGCGGACATCATTTCGCTCGGCGAAGGCTGGACGCCGCTTCTGCGTGCTAGCCGGCTGGGTGCCGCGATTGGAATGAAGCAGCTGATGATCAAGGATGAATCCCTCAACCCGACGCAGAGCTTCAAGGCGCGGGGAATGTCGACTGCAGTCTCGATGGCCCTGGAGCTCGGCGTCCGCAAGCTCGCCGCCCCATCTGCGGGAAACGCTGGTGGTGCACTCGCAGCTTACGCAGCAGCCGCAGGACTCGAAGCGCACATCTTCATGCCTCGCGATACGCCGCGCGCAAATGTCGTCGAGTGCGAGCAGACGGGTGCGCACGTCACGTTGATCGACGGACTGATTACGGACTGCGGACATGAAATCGCGCGAAGAAAGGATGCCGAGGGATGGTTCGACGTCTCGACGCTCAAGGAGCCGTATCGTGTCGAAGGGAAGAAGACACTGGGATACGAGCTGGCGGAACAGCTCGGCTGGCGGCTGCCCGACGTGATCGTCTATCCGACGGGAGGTGGAACGGGACTGGTGGGGATGTGGAAAGCTTTCGCGGAGATCGAGTCGATGGGATGGATAGGATCGGAGCGTCCGCGAATGATCAGTGTCCAGGCATCCGGCTGTGCGCCAATAGTACGCGCATTCGAGTCAGGCTCGAGTCACGCGGACGAATTCCCCAACCCGGCGACTATTGCGTCGGGCCTGCGCGTTCCTAAAGCCATTGGAGACTTCCTGATCCTCGATGCTCTACGGACCTCAGGCGGGACAGCCGTTGCCGTGTCTGACGAGGAGCTCCTCGCTGCTGTTGGCGAGATCGGGCGACACGAAGGATTGTTCGTCGCACCCGAAGGTGCGGCGTGCCTGCCCGCAATTCGAAAGCTTCTCGAGCGCGGCGAGATCGAGCGCGACGAGCAGGTGGTGCTGTTCAACACCGGCGCAGGAATCAAGTACATCGAGGCCATGCGGTAG
- a CDS encoding zf-HC2 domain-containing protein, giving the protein MKPEELAAYADNALGTEDLRRIDAHLVHCPECRTELVGGLRAVRDLDGVHVLTLDGGRAHRTPRRNKMLVALSSLAAAAVVLIVAVPQMRTSRTSPGVERNAAEIGAHAVPRIQIVTPSDGGVVRTGRPALTWNRQEGASDFQVSVTDASGRVVWRTATADTSVLLPPEIVNAGRQQYFWYVDALRADGRVMTSGVHGFTLQR; this is encoded by the coding sequence ATGAAACCTGAAGAACTCGCGGCGTACGCCGATAATGCGCTCGGCACCGAGGATCTACGTCGCATCGACGCGCATCTCGTGCATTGCCCGGAATGCCGGACGGAGCTGGTGGGCGGCCTGCGTGCAGTTCGTGATCTGGACGGCGTGCACGTACTTACGCTCGACGGCGGCAGGGCCCACCGCACACCGCGACGCAACAAGATGTTGGTCGCGCTCAGCAGCCTTGCAGCTGCCGCCGTGGTTCTCATCGTGGCTGTACCCCAGATGCGTACCAGCCGGACCTCTCCAGGCGTCGAGCGCAACGCCGCGGAAATAGGCGCCCACGCAGTTCCGCGCATTCAGATCGTCACCCCGAGTGATGGAGGTGTCGTGAGGACCGGGCGACCTGCACTTACCTGGAATCGGCAGGAAGGTGCGTCCGATTTTCAGGTCAGCGTCACGGATGCGAGCGGCCGCGTCGTCTGGAGGACGGCCACCGCGGACACTTCGGTCCTGTTGCCCCCGGAGATCGTAAACGCCGGCCGACAGCAGTATTTCTGGTACGTCGACGCATTGCGAGCTGACGGCCGCGTTATGACTTCAGGAGTTCACGGCTTCACGCTGCAACGGTAG
- a CDS encoding HD domain-containing protein: MREYTASDSLRKHMLSVEAAMRAYAEKFGEDPDRWGTTGLIHDFDYERYPNAEHSPTEGHPAEGVRILRSRGYPEDILQAILGHATYSGVARETAMAKTLFAVDELTGLITATALVRPSRSVHEVEAKSVRKKMKDKAFARGVSRDDVISGAEELGVELESHIAFVISAMQSVADDIGLAGIPVTSDPT; the protein is encoded by the coding sequence ATGCGCGAGTACACGGCAAGCGATTCGCTCCGGAAGCACATGCTCTCAGTGGAAGCAGCGATGCGCGCCTACGCGGAAAAGTTCGGCGAGGACCCCGATCGCTGGGGTACGACGGGGCTCATCCACGACTTCGATTACGAGCGATACCCGAATGCCGAGCATTCACCGACCGAGGGACATCCGGCCGAGGGCGTGCGAATTCTGCGCAGCCGTGGATACCCGGAGGATATTCTTCAGGCGATACTGGGCCACGCGACATACAGCGGCGTCGCGAGAGAAACGGCGATGGCGAAGACGCTCTTCGCTGTGGACGAGCTGACAGGACTGATAACCGCCACGGCACTCGTGCGGCCGAGCCGGAGCGTGCACGAGGTCGAGGCGAAGTCAGTGCGAAAAAAGATGAAGGACAAGGCCTTCGCTCGCGGAGTGAGCCGGGACGACGTGATCAGCGGAGCCGAGGAGCTCGGGGTCGAGCTGGAGTCTCACATCGCGTTCGTGATCAGCGCCATGCAATCCGTAGCGGACGACATCGGCCTGGCCGGAATTCCTGTGACGAGCGACCCGACCTGA
- a CDS encoding acyl-ACP desaturase produces the protein MQTADTEMLSKIEVLADLEAVVADLMRTHEAKRILWFPSEILDPPPDEDPERHRRELRERAKGISEPARVALALNLLTEEGLPHFHRILAVYLGDDSHWQTWTNLWTAEEDRHGVILHDYTRDAEVFDRVVIEKMQFDYMRAGFAPDWDRDPYRVFVYTSLQERATQFSHANTGKLASETEPTIGLVLSNVAKEEARHFTFYRSVFKAVLERDPNQALESAAKIMPAIDMPGVNMPHFRELADVVRRAGIYGPRDYLKIVEEQIKFWAIDKLTDLNDAGRKAQEKIMGIPARLERIAGVMEAKTKPKTYSFDVIFRREFVME, from the coding sequence GTGCAAACCGCCGACACCGAAATGCTTTCGAAGATCGAGGTTCTCGCTGACCTCGAAGCTGTGGTGGCTGATCTCATGCGGACGCACGAAGCGAAGCGTATCCTGTGGTTCCCCAGCGAGATTCTCGATCCTCCTCCGGACGAAGATCCCGAACGACATCGTCGCGAGCTGAGAGAACGCGCAAAAGGCATCAGCGAGCCGGCCAGAGTTGCTCTCGCGCTCAATCTGCTCACGGAGGAAGGATTACCGCATTTCCACCGCATTCTTGCCGTATACCTGGGCGACGACAGCCATTGGCAAACGTGGACCAACCTGTGGACGGCGGAAGAAGACCGTCACGGCGTGATTCTTCACGATTACACCCGCGACGCGGAGGTATTCGACCGCGTTGTGATCGAGAAGATGCAGTTCGACTACATGCGCGCCGGGTTCGCTCCGGATTGGGATCGCGATCCCTATCGCGTTTTTGTCTATACGTCGCTGCAGGAGCGCGCCACGCAGTTCTCGCACGCGAACACAGGTAAGCTCGCTTCGGAGACGGAGCCGACGATTGGACTGGTGCTCTCCAACGTTGCGAAGGAAGAGGCGAGGCACTTCACGTTCTACAGGTCGGTGTTCAAGGCGGTGCTGGAGCGCGACCCGAACCAGGCACTCGAGTCGGCGGCGAAGATAATGCCGGCGATCGACATGCCCGGTGTGAATATGCCCCACTTCCGCGAGCTCGCCGATGTGGTGCGCCGAGCGGGTATCTACGGACCGCGGGATTACCTGAAGATCGTCGAGGAGCAGATCAAGTTCTGGGCGATAGACAAGCTCACCGATCTGAACGACGCAGGCCGCAAGGCACAGGAGAAGATCATGGGGATCCCCGCCAGACTCGAGCGAATTGCCGGGGTAATGGAGGCGAAGACCAAGCCCAAAACCTATTCGTTCGACGTGATCTTCCGTCGCGAATTCGTAATGGAGTGA
- a CDS encoding SRPBCC family protein: MLKWLGIIVGVIVVLVAAVFIAGSMMPQNHTASRTAQLSQPPESVWTVITNIDSFPSWRNDVAVAEQLPSRDGKVVWRETSRSRNALTYEAETAEPPRHLVTRITDKGLPFGGSWDYMIVPDGSGSRITITEHGEIYNPIFRVVSRAMGHTSTIDAYLKSLAGRLGDSYTPPG, encoded by the coding sequence ATGCTGAAGTGGCTTGGCATAATCGTCGGGGTGATAGTCGTGCTCGTGGCAGCGGTCTTCATAGCCGGTTCGATGATGCCGCAGAACCACACCGCTTCACGCACAGCCCAGCTGTCGCAGCCACCGGAGAGCGTATGGACTGTGATCACGAACATTGACTCGTTTCCAAGCTGGAGAAACGATGTCGCAGTCGCAGAGCAGCTTCCTTCGCGCGACGGCAAGGTTGTGTGGAGGGAGACTTCACGAAGCCGGAATGCGCTGACGTACGAGGCAGAAACCGCAGAGCCACCGCGGCACCTCGTTACGCGAATCACCGACAAGGGGTTGCCGTTCGGTGGAAGCTGGGATTACATGATCGTTCCCGATGGTTCGGGCAGCCGCATTACGATCACCGAGCACGGCGAGATATACAACCCGATTTTCCGGGTAGTCTCCCGTGCGATGGGACACACCTCGACCATCGACGCATACCTTAAGTCGCTCGCAGGGAGGCTCGGCGATAGCTACACTCCGCCGGGCTGA
- a CDS encoding class I SAM-dependent methyltransferase has product MSPDANMSQPQSFEFGDLSVGQQPAVESLPPRTIHSFSAAEDREPHRPDPRVALSQEVVDATFGPIRERHFAVRYWDGTFEPPGACSTPEFTLRFERPGSLRRMLLPASELSIVEAFLSGDVDIEGHMEAAMSLADDIGKRVQSGKAFARLLPKLIALPRDASSAPSEVKGTRFSRGVKRLLLNWRPGDEKAIQYHYDVSNDFYRLWLDPQMVYTCAYFTRSDDDLATAQVAKLDHICRKLRLEPGMRFLDVGCGWGALIIHAAENYGVEAVGITLSEAQATLAKQRIAAAGLSDRCRVELLDYRDLDGKPQFDRAASVGMMEHVREDLQPGYFDAIYRVLKPGGLFLNHTIVSVARARPMSIVERAKAHLWRREGFIRKYVFPEGRLVPVSHVIACAERVGFELRDVESLREHYAITLRHWIRELEKHSSEAIRIAGERTYRVWRLYMSSGAHGFAVGRMNLIQALLVKPDKEGRSEMPLTRDYMYAKGSQLKITDSAAA; this is encoded by the coding sequence TTGTCACCAGACGCCAACATGTCCCAGCCGCAGTCATTCGAATTCGGCGATCTCAGCGTGGGGCAGCAACCCGCCGTGGAGTCACTGCCGCCGCGAACGATCCACAGCTTTTCAGCCGCGGAGGATCGCGAGCCCCACCGGCCGGATCCGAGGGTTGCACTGAGTCAGGAAGTGGTGGATGCGACGTTCGGCCCCATAAGGGAGCGACACTTTGCAGTCCGCTACTGGGATGGCACGTTCGAGCCCCCTGGAGCCTGTTCGACTCCAGAATTCACGTTGCGCTTCGAGCGACCAGGCTCACTGCGTCGAATGCTGCTGCCAGCCTCAGAGCTATCGATCGTCGAAGCTTTCCTCTCCGGTGACGTCGACATCGAGGGGCATATGGAGGCGGCGATGTCGCTCGCGGACGACATCGGCAAGCGCGTGCAATCAGGCAAAGCCTTCGCACGGCTGCTTCCAAAGCTGATTGCACTGCCGCGCGATGCGAGCTCGGCTCCCAGCGAGGTGAAGGGCACCCGTTTCTCCCGAGGCGTCAAGCGACTGCTTCTCAACTGGCGCCCGGGCGATGAAAAAGCAATTCAGTATCACTACGACGTGAGCAACGACTTCTATCGGCTGTGGCTCGACCCGCAAATGGTGTATACGTGCGCGTACTTCACCCGCAGCGACGACGATCTCGCGACTGCGCAGGTAGCGAAGCTCGATCACATCTGCCGGAAGCTGCGGCTCGAGCCGGGAATGCGGTTCCTCGACGTCGGATGCGGCTGGGGAGCGCTCATCATACACGCCGCGGAGAACTACGGCGTCGAGGCGGTTGGCATTACCCTGAGCGAGGCACAGGCGACACTCGCGAAACAGCGCATTGCGGCAGCGGGCTTGTCCGACAGGTGCCGGGTCGAGCTGCTCGACTATCGCGATCTCGACGGAAAGCCGCAGTTCGACCGAGCGGCTTCGGTGGGGATGATGGAGCATGTTCGAGAGGATCTGCAACCCGGCTATTTCGACGCAATTTACAGAGTACTCAAGCCGGGCGGGCTGTTCCTGAATCACACCATCGTCAGCGTCGCACGCGCTCGTCCCATGTCGATAGTCGAGCGTGCGAAGGCGCATCTGTGGAGGCGTGAGGGTTTCATCCGCAAGTATGTCTTTCCGGAGGGCAGGCTGGTCCCGGTATCGCATGTAATTGCCTGCGCCGAGAGAGTCGGATTCGAGCTGCGCGACGTGGAGAGCCTGCGCGAGCATTATGCAATAACATTGAGACACTGGATCAGGGAGCTCGAGAAGCACTCATCGGAGGCGATCAGGATCGCGGGAGAGCGTACGTACCGCGTGTGGCGTCTGTACATGTCGAGCGGCGCGCACGGGTTCGCGGTTGGGCGGATGAACCTGATTCAAGCGCTGCTTGTCAAGCCGGATAAGGAAGGACGATCAGAGATGCCCCTCACCCGCGATTACATGTATGCGAAGGGCTCGCAGCTGAAGATCACGGACAGCGCTGCGGCGTGA
- a CDS encoding CHAT domain-containing protein: MRARSVQARCAILLAGLIALACRGDRQARVDESRSGKPDSSSAQHATVAPAPKLPENPRVARAESLYFAGQYDTAHAIWRAALDDPQVRNDSAMQAHVAMWLGLAAWRLGDYADSRLMGERSLSLKQRLRRTHELSRSYNALGLLARDEGRLNDAAALFDSAMRTARAVADTAGVNRGAVNLALVQLDLGEFARARAGFETARASGRAMKDARLEGNALNNLAMLTIKLGDPAAAIPMLDEAGRLYGSIDYGTGQQNMLGQLATAYDLLGEPQRAFTVLDSAMRLARAQKLRQEEANNLRIFAELYQAAGDHRRALDYFTRAAALSRELGLAQEMGIILRSQARSNSTLGRHAAARAAAAEALQIHRNQGAAFEELSDLLLLAELAWTGNDPAGAETQLRNARTLAARLDVPSARADVALADGRLAERAGDWRRVLATMQRAGADLRAARLAAAWEQHALMARAYARLGRLDSAAAAGRLAVAAAERVRTNLGSGALRTTYTAERAAVYGDLAVTLLQLGRADEAFEVADAARGRALLEHLASVRRAVSAPANRLARSEELLKEIDELLSLLRNADRVPARERSIADNRRVSELTTRLERAEAEYEAIHARSIAGDAREAAIIGVRRTNIAEVRRSLSPDEALLQYSVFPDRVLVFVVRRNGVRHFAMPVAEADLSARIRVARELLGKRENTAGVDEVMFGLHDLLVTPVIKSGTIAGARRLVVVPHGALAYLPFAALRGRDSGKYLSDQFAILHLPSAGALPTLRAAANSAGAKSGSTVLAPFPRTLPATRMEAQSIGRTLRRASVLSGDLATEAAARDALQKRRVVHVASHGVLNLQNPLFSRIELAPVPHSPPPNDGRLELREVLDLSVGSSLVFLSGCETGVGAAWSTNFSRGEDYATLGQAFLFSGAKSVVATLWRIDDEGAAAFATRFYRHLKDRAPPEALAQAQREMRTSARFRAPYYWAPYQVTGSGEQIRLENRRWIPFNL; this comes from the coding sequence GTGCGCGCGCGATCAGTGCAGGCGCGGTGCGCGATTCTGCTGGCGGGACTCATCGCTCTGGCATGTCGCGGTGACCGCCAGGCGCGCGTTGACGAATCACGCTCGGGTAAACCTGACAGTTCCTCGGCGCAACACGCTACCGTAGCACCCGCACCAAAACTTCCTGAAAACCCACGGGTTGCACGGGCGGAATCGCTGTACTTCGCCGGGCAATACGACACTGCCCACGCAATCTGGCGCGCAGCGCTCGACGATCCGCAGGTCCGCAACGACAGCGCAATGCAGGCGCACGTCGCGATGTGGCTCGGCCTCGCCGCCTGGCGGCTTGGCGATTACGCCGATTCGCGCCTCATGGGCGAGCGGTCACTCTCGCTCAAGCAGCGGCTGCGAAGAACGCACGAGTTGTCACGCTCGTACAATGCGCTTGGTCTCCTTGCACGTGACGAAGGACGCCTCAACGACGCGGCAGCGCTCTTCGACAGCGCAATGCGTACTGCTCGCGCGGTGGCTGACACCGCCGGCGTGAACCGCGGCGCCGTCAACCTTGCGCTCGTTCAGCTGGATCTCGGTGAATTCGCACGCGCGCGGGCGGGGTTTGAAACTGCGCGCGCATCCGGACGCGCGATGAAAGACGCGCGGCTCGAGGGCAACGCGCTCAACAACCTCGCGATGCTCACTATCAAGCTTGGCGATCCGGCAGCTGCCATTCCGATGCTCGACGAAGCGGGGCGCCTGTATGGATCCATAGACTACGGTACGGGCCAGCAGAACATGCTGGGTCAGCTCGCTACCGCATACGACCTGCTCGGTGAACCGCAACGCGCGTTCACCGTTCTGGACAGCGCCATGCGTCTGGCGCGCGCGCAGAAACTCAGGCAGGAGGAAGCCAACAACCTGCGCATCTTCGCGGAACTGTATCAAGCCGCAGGCGATCACAGGCGCGCGCTGGATTACTTCACACGTGCCGCAGCGCTCAGCCGTGAGCTCGGTCTGGCGCAGGAAATGGGGATCATTCTCCGATCACAGGCGCGCAGCAATTCAACGCTGGGACGACACGCAGCGGCACGAGCTGCCGCTGCTGAAGCGCTGCAGATTCATCGCAACCAGGGGGCCGCGTTCGAGGAGCTCTCGGATCTGCTGTTGCTTGCAGAGCTGGCCTGGACCGGCAACGATCCCGCGGGGGCTGAAACGCAGCTGCGGAACGCGCGAACGCTTGCGGCTCGACTCGATGTGCCGAGTGCGCGTGCTGACGTTGCGCTCGCGGACGGACGGCTTGCGGAACGTGCCGGCGACTGGCGGCGCGTGCTTGCGACGATGCAGCGCGCCGGCGCCGACCTTCGTGCGGCGCGTCTGGCTGCCGCCTGGGAGCAGCATGCGCTCATGGCACGCGCATATGCGCGGCTTGGCAGACTAGATTCCGCTGCGGCTGCGGGCCGGCTCGCAGTCGCCGCGGCGGAACGGGTGCGCACTAATCTCGGCTCGGGTGCGCTGCGCACTACATACACAGCCGAACGCGCGGCGGTGTACGGCGACCTTGCGGTGACGCTGCTTCAGCTCGGACGGGCTGACGAGGCATTCGAGGTCGCAGATGCGGCACGCGGTCGAGCATTGCTCGAGCATCTTGCGTCGGTTCGAAGGGCCGTGAGTGCACCGGCAAACCGGTTGGCGCGATCCGAGGAGTTGCTGAAGGAAATCGACGAGCTGCTTTCGCTGCTCAGAAACGCGGATCGCGTTCCTGCCCGTGAACGGAGCATCGCAGACAATCGGCGGGTGTCCGAGCTCACGACGCGGCTGGAACGCGCGGAGGCGGAGTACGAGGCGATACATGCGCGTTCGATAGCGGGCGATGCGCGGGAAGCCGCGATAATCGGCGTGCGCCGCACGAATATCGCCGAGGTCCGGCGTTCCCTTTCGCCGGACGAAGCGCTCCTGCAGTACTCGGTTTTTCCGGACCGGGTGCTCGTGTTCGTGGTGCGGCGGAACGGGGTTCGTCACTTCGCGATGCCTGTAGCGGAGGCCGATTTGTCGGCACGAATACGCGTCGCCCGCGAACTGCTCGGCAAGCGTGAGAACACTGCGGGTGTAGATGAGGTAATGTTCGGGCTCCACGATCTGCTCGTGACGCCGGTCATTAAATCAGGAACGATCGCGGGTGCCCGAAGGCTGGTAGTCGTTCCGCACGGAGCGCTGGCGTATCTCCCGTTTGCTGCGCTCCGCGGACGTGATTCGGGTAAATATCTGAGCGATCAGTTTGCAATTTTGCATCTTCCCTCCGCGGGTGCGCTGCCCACCCTCCGCGCGGCGGCGAATTCTGCTGGTGCGAAGTCCGGCTCGACCGTCCTCGCGCCTTTTCCGCGGACGCTTCCTGCAACCCGCATGGAGGCACAGAGCATTGGGCGGACCCTGCGCCGCGCGAGTGTTTTGTCCGGCGACCTCGCGACGGAAGCTGCCGCGCGCGATGCACTGCAGAAGCGCAGAGTGGTGCACGTTGCATCGCATGGCGTGCTCAACCTGCAGAATCCGCTGTTCAGCAGGATTGAGCTTGCACCTGTACCGCATTCGCCTCCGCCTAACGACGGCAGGCTAGAGCTTCGCGAAGTGCTCGACCTCAGTGTCGGCAGTTCCCTTGTTTTCCTTTCGGGCTGCGAAACCGGAGTTGGTGCGGCGTGGTCCACTAATTTCTCACGTGGTGAGGATTACGCGACGCTCGGGCAGGCGTTTCTCTTCTCGGGTGCGAAGTCGGTAGTCGCGACGCTCTGGCGGATCGATGATGAGGGGGCGGCCGCGTTTGCGACGCGGTTTTACAGGCATCTGAAGGATCGGGCGCCACCGGAGGCCTTGGCTCAGGCGCAGCGGGAAATGAGAACTAGCGCCCGGTTCCGGGCGCCGTATTATTGGGCTCCTTACCAGGTCACGGGCAGCGGAGAACAGATCCGGTTGGAAAATCGCCGCTGGATTCCGTTCAATCTGTAA
- a CDS encoding thioredoxin family protein, protein MASGIWICVVTEGGMLKKRFLAGETFPEFLQRPKKNSELWDALYKRAKLSDDVYLRVARLRRPWHLLVLSEDWCGDSLNTLPVIARLTEKTPLIDMRIIGRDANPDLIASHLAGLSQSIPVIMVLDDDFIEHGWWGPRPGELQAWVTESGLALPKEERYRQVRMWYARDHGQTAVQELLEIIAKAEAMEDRAETAR, encoded by the coding sequence ATGGCATCTGGCATCTGGATATGCGTCGTCACTGAGGGCGGGATGCTGAAAAAGCGATTTCTTGCAGGCGAGACGTTTCCGGAGTTTCTCCAGCGGCCGAAGAAGAACAGTGAGCTGTGGGACGCACTCTACAAGCGCGCGAAGCTATCTGACGATGTCTACCTGCGGGTAGCCCGACTTCGGCGGCCCTGGCATCTCCTCGTCCTCAGTGAAGACTGGTGCGGCGACTCGCTCAACACTCTTCCTGTAATCGCCCGGCTCACCGAGAAGACACCGCTCATCGACATGCGCATCATTGGGCGGGATGCGAATCCCGATCTCATCGCTTCGCATCTCGCCGGTTTGTCGCAGTCCATTCCCGTGATCATGGTGCTCGACGACGACTTCATCGAGCATGGCTGGTGGGGCCCGAGGCCGGGGGAGCTCCAGGCATGGGTGACGGAGAGCGGTCTCGCGCTTCCCAAGGAGGAGCGATATCGTCAGGTGCGCATGTGGTATGCCCGGGACCACGGCCAGACAGCCGTCCAGGAGCTGCTCGAGATCATCGCGAAGGCGGAAGCAATGGAGGATCGTGCAGAAACGGCTCGCTGA
- a CDS encoding sigma-70 family RNA polymerase sigma factor produces MAESPPPVPPELSALLAAQTGAEMDAAWQRFVNSYSRLLLHAARSAARNYDAGMDSYAYILDKLRADDCARLRAYRANARSRFSTWLVFIARRMCVDRQREQYGRWKSQNHTPEAQQERSARRRLTDLLAADFDLGSVEDSTTPDPEQCMRDAELSNALTRAASTLDPGDQLLLTLRFVDGLSAREIESLNRWGSAALVYRRIDQLKVILRRKLIAEGIDSPVP; encoded by the coding sequence ATGGCTGAATCGCCACCACCGGTTCCACCCGAGTTGTCCGCGCTGCTTGCTGCGCAAACTGGCGCGGAAATGGACGCGGCATGGCAGCGCTTCGTCAACTCATACAGCCGCCTGCTGTTGCATGCCGCACGCTCCGCGGCGCGGAACTACGACGCGGGGATGGACTCCTACGCGTACATCCTCGACAAGCTCCGTGCGGACGATTGCGCGCGGCTTCGGGCATACCGCGCGAATGCGCGCAGCCGCTTCTCAACGTGGCTCGTCTTCATCGCGCGAAGGATGTGCGTCGACCGCCAGCGCGAGCAGTACGGCCGGTGGAAATCCCAGAACCACACGCCGGAAGCTCAGCAGGAGCGCTCGGCACGTCGGCGACTCACCGACCTCCTCGCCGCCGACTTCGACCTCGGCAGCGTCGAGGATTCGACAACGCCTGATCCCGAACAATGCATGCGAGACGCAGAGCTCAGTAATGCGTTGACCAGAGCGGCAAGCACCCTCGACCCCGGTGATCAGCTGCTGCTTACGCTCCGCTTCGTCGACGGACTTTCCGCGCGCGAGATCGAATCACTCAACCGCTGGGGCAGCGCAGCCCTGGTGTACCGCCGAATAGATCAGCTGAAGGTGATTCTGCGACGAAAGCTCATCGCGGAGGGAATCGACAGTCCCGTGCCATGA